Genomic DNA from Cloeon dipterum chromosome 3, ieCloDipt1.1, whole genome shotgun sequence:
AGCTCGGCACAGAACACCACTCTTTTGAATAACATTTTGCTtcatatcaataaaaatgaactctAGTTCTAGTAGGTCGCTGTCGAAattatggatttttattttaaatctcagCTTGTTGGAAAAAACCCacataattttcttgttttgtttCAGGGCAAATCCGTTTGGCTCAGGATGGACGCTCTGGTCGAAGAGAACGGAAACCCTGGCGGTTCTGACCCTCTGGCGGCGGAGGAGGTCGGAACCGTGACTTCGGTAGGAGACCAGGACTCTTACTCACAAGACTCGACTACTTACGTTAGTTGCCCAAACACTGTCTAACAATTTAACCACCTCCACCCCTCCAACAAGTGCATGCCTCGCTCTCACGACTCCCAACGACCTCAAAATCCTGACTCGCAATTAACAGGCAACTTCGCCGCTCTTTTGATTTAGAAAACCTACCTTCAGGTGCAGTCGGTCATCCAGCCAAACCAGCAGTCAGTTATCCAGACGGCCGCCAACATTCAGCCCGTGCAGCTGTCCAAAGGCAACGTAATTCTTGTCGGCAAGCCGAATTCAGTCATCCAAACCGCGTCGGGGAACATTCAAACCTTGCAAGTCGTGGAGACTGGTTCTGACGACAGTTTGTCtaacgacgacgacggctcGACCAAGAAGCGGCGAGATATCCTCACTCGGAGGCCGTCTTACCGCAAAATTCTCAACGACCTGGGTGGCGGAGAAATTGCAGGTGTGCATTTTGTGGAATCCACGTCTATCATTTCACATAGAAACAGCTCTAATATTCAcggtaaaatataataaaaatctaaataatggtcaaaaaatttggaatttttggaatcggTTGTTAAGTTAGCCGATACATTATCAGGATGAAGAGAGCAACCAGTATGTTGTGACGTTAAAACTACTTAGGTTGGCATAGAGAAGGTTACACTGGATCAGTAATAGTTTGGCTGCTTGTAAG
This window encodes:
- the CrebB gene encoding cyclic AMP-responsive element-binding protein 1 isoform X5, translated to MDALVEENGNPGGSDPLAAEEVGTVTSVGDQDSYSQDSTTYKTYLQVQSVIQPNQQSVIQTAANIQPVQLSKGNVILVGKPNSVIQTASGNIQTLQVVETGSDDSLSNDDDGSTKKRRDILTRRPSYRKILNDLGGGEIAVIPAGAIQISSGQGDGMHTLTMTNATSAGGAIVQYAQGQEGQQFFVPVVAQNSSGTMQSAQQMAEEAARKRELRLLKNREAARECRRKKKEYIKCLENRVAVLENQNKALIDELKSLKELYCQQKVE
- the CrebB gene encoding cyclic AMP-responsive element-binding protein 1 isoform X4 — translated: MDALVEENGNPGGSDPLAAEEVGTVTSVQSVIQPNQQSVIQTAANIQPVQLSKGNVILVGKPNSVIQTASGNIQTLQVVETGSDDSLSNDDDGSTKKRRDILTRRPSYRKILNDLGGGEIAGVHFVESTSIISHRNSSNIHVIPAGAIQISSGQGDGMHTLTMTNATSAGGAIVQYAQGQEGQQFFVPVVAQNSSGTMQSAQQMAEEAARKRELRLLKNREAARECRRKKKEYIKCLENRVAVLENQNKALIDELKSLKELYCQQKVE
- the CrebB gene encoding cyclic AMP-responsive element-binding protein 1 isoform X2; translation: MDALVEENGNPGGSDPLAAEEVGTVTSVGDQDSYSQDSTTYVQSVIQPNQQSVIQTAANIQPVQLSKGNVILVGKPNSVIQTASGNIQTLQVVETGSDDSLSNDDDGSTKKRRDILTRRPSYRKILNDLGGGEIAGVHFVESTSIISHRNSSNIHVIPAGAIQISSGQGDGMHTLTMTNATSAGGAIVQYAQGQEGQQFFVPVVAQNSSGTMQSAQQMAEEAARKRELRLLKNREAARECRRKKKEYIKCLENRVAVLENQNKALIDELKSLKELYCQQKVE
- the CrebB gene encoding cyclic AMP-responsive element-binding protein 1 isoform X3; amino-acid sequence: MDALVEENGNPGGSDPLAAEEVGTVTSKTYLQVQSVIQPNQQSVIQTAANIQPVQLSKGNVILVGKPNSVIQTASGNIQTLQVVETGSDDSLSNDDDGSTKKRRDILTRRPSYRKILNDLGGGEIAGVHFVESTSIISHRNSSNIHVIPAGAIQISSGQGDGMHTLTMTNATSAGGAIVQYAQGQEGQQFFVPVVAQNSSGTMQSAQQMAEEAARKRELRLLKNREAARECRRKKKEYIKCLENRVAVLENQNKALIDELKSLKELYCQQKVE
- the CrebB gene encoding cyclic AMP-responsive element-binding protein 1 isoform X1; amino-acid sequence: MDALVEENGNPGGSDPLAAEEVGTVTSVGDQDSYSQDSTTYKTYLQVQSVIQPNQQSVIQTAANIQPVQLSKGNVILVGKPNSVIQTASGNIQTLQVVETGSDDSLSNDDDGSTKKRRDILTRRPSYRKILNDLGGGEIAGVHFVESTSIISHRNSSNIHVIPAGAIQISSGQGDGMHTLTMTNATSAGGAIVQYAQGQEGQQFFVPVVAQNSSGTMQSAQQMAEEAARKRELRLLKNREAARECRRKKKEYIKCLENRVAVLENQNKALIDELKSLKELYCQQKVE